The Algoriphagus sp. TR-M9 genome has a window encoding:
- a CDS encoding 2-oxoglutarate dehydrogenase E1 component: MDKFSYIANAHVSYIDELYSTYKSDPESIDPSWKEFFDGFDFALTNYGEEENGAATNGKAAAPAKNGALATPGTIMDMEQLPKEIKVRALIHAYRSRAHLRSKTNPVRERRDRKALIDPQDFGLGQEDMNTEFQAGNEIGIGTAKLSVILDSLKSIYEGSVGFEYLYIRDPEMLDWFKTKVEKDALAFNPKHEEKKRILSKLNQAVVFENFLHTKYLGQKRFSLEGGESTIPFLDAVINTSSQLGVKEVMIGMAHRGRLNVLANIMGKTYEQIFSEFEGTAKPDLTMGDGDVKYHMGYSSDIVTPDDNKVHLKLAPNPSHLEAVDPVVEGFLRAKIDSEYKGDKTKALPILIHGDAAVAGQGIVYEVTQMADLKGYNTGGTIHFVINNQVGFTTDFDDARSSIYCTDVAKIIDAPVIHVNGDNAEAVVFAAKLAAEFRQKFSRDIFVDMVCYRRHGHNESDEPKFTQPELYNIISKHPNPREIYVKRLAERGDMEAKLASQMDEEFRQLLQDRLNLVKEKPLPYQATRFEEEWGNLRRSKPEDFDNSPETGIDEATIEKVAEALTVIPKGFKPLKQIEAQLKQRKDMFFQSKTLNWAAAELLAYGSLTLEGKTVRLTGQDVQRGTFSHRHAVLHDANTNEAYNSLKEMKDRKGEFYIYNSLLSEYAVLGFEYGYAMANPHSLTIWEAQFGDFANGAQTMIDQFITSGESKWQKMNGLVMLLPHGYEGQGPEHSNARPERFLQLAAEYNTVVANVTEPSNFFHLLRRQLAWEFRKPCIVMSPKSLLRHPKVVSPLEEFTSGKFKEVIPDTTVEAKDVKRVVLCSGKIYYDLEDAREKEKVKDVAIVRLEQLHPLPKKQMLEVLKGYPKAEVVWVQEEPSNMGYWNYLLRLLYKEIPMDVIARKASASPATGYNKVHVEEQKGIIAKALNLK, from the coding sequence ATGGATAAGTTTTCTTATATCGCTAATGCTCACGTGTCTTATATCGATGAGCTTTACTCTACTTACAAGAGTGACCCAGAATCAATCGACCCAAGCTGGAAGGAGTTTTTTGACGGTTTCGACTTCGCACTTACAAACTACGGTGAGGAAGAAAATGGAGCCGCTACAAATGGAAAAGCTGCTGCGCCTGCTAAGAATGGAGCCTTGGCTACTCCAGGTACCATTATGGACATGGAGCAGCTGCCCAAGGAGATCAAAGTAAGAGCTTTGATTCATGCCTACCGCTCCAGAGCTCACCTGAGATCCAAGACCAACCCGGTAAGAGAAAGACGAGATAGAAAAGCACTGATCGATCCTCAGGATTTTGGTTTGGGGCAGGAGGACATGAATACCGAGTTCCAGGCAGGCAATGAAATCGGGATAGGAACTGCTAAACTTTCTGTAATTCTGGATTCTTTGAAATCCATTTATGAAGGGTCTGTGGGATTCGAATACCTATATATCCGTGACCCGGAGATGCTAGATTGGTTTAAGACCAAAGTGGAAAAAGATGCACTGGCTTTCAATCCAAAGCATGAGGAGAAGAAAAGGATTCTCTCCAAGCTTAACCAAGCGGTGGTCTTTGAAAACTTTTTGCATACTAAATATCTTGGTCAAAAGAGGTTTTCCCTAGAAGGAGGAGAAAGTACCATCCCGTTTTTGGATGCAGTGATTAATACCTCCTCTCAGCTGGGAGTGAAGGAAGTGATGATAGGAATGGCCCACAGAGGACGTCTGAATGTACTTGCCAATATCATGGGTAAGACCTATGAGCAGATTTTCTCAGAATTTGAGGGTACAGCCAAGCCAGACCTGACTATGGGGGATGGGGATGTGAAATATCACATGGGGTATTCCAGTGATATCGTGACTCCTGATGACAATAAAGTGCACTTGAAACTGGCTCCAAATCCTTCTCACCTGGAAGCTGTGGACCCGGTGGTCGAAGGATTCTTACGAGCTAAAATAGACTCTGAGTACAAAGGCGATAAGACTAAAGCGCTTCCGATTTTAATACATGGAGATGCTGCAGTCGCCGGACAAGGTATTGTATATGAGGTGACCCAAATGGCAGATCTGAAGGGATACAATACCGGAGGAACCATACACTTTGTGATTAACAATCAAGTAGGTTTCACTACGGATTTTGATGATGCTAGGTCTTCAATATACTGTACCGACGTAGCCAAAATCATAGATGCCCCTGTAATCCATGTGAACGGGGATAATGCAGAAGCGGTGGTTTTTGCTGCAAAACTCGCAGCGGAATTCAGACAGAAATTCAGCAGAGATATTTTTGTGGATATGGTTTGTTACAGACGTCACGGACACAATGAGTCTGATGAGCCTAAGTTCACTCAGCCGGAATTGTATAATATTATTTCCAAGCACCCTAATCCAAGAGAAATCTACGTAAAGCGCTTAGCTGAGCGTGGTGACATGGAAGCAAAATTGGCTTCGCAAATGGATGAGGAATTCAGACAGTTGCTTCAGGATCGTTTGAACTTGGTAAAAGAAAAGCCACTTCCTTACCAGGCTACCCGGTTTGAGGAGGAGTGGGGTAACCTGAGAAGGTCCAAGCCAGAGGATTTTGACAATTCCCCAGAAACAGGAATTGATGAGGCTACTATAGAAAAAGTAGCTGAAGCCTTGACGGTAATTCCTAAGGGTTTTAAGCCGCTGAAGCAAATCGAGGCACAGTTAAAGCAGCGTAAGGACATGTTTTTCCAGTCTAAAACCTTAAACTGGGCGGCAGCAGAACTCCTGGCTTATGGTTCCTTGACTTTGGAAGGCAAAACCGTCCGACTTACCGGTCAGGATGTACAGCGCGGTACTTTTTCCCACCGTCATGCTGTTTTGCATGATGCCAATACCAATGAGGCCTACAACTCCCTGAAGGAAATGAAGGATAGGAAAGGTGAATTTTATATTTATAATTCACTGCTTTCTGAATATGCGGTACTTGGATTTGAATATGGATATGCCATGGCAAACCCACATTCCCTGACCATCTGGGAAGCGCAATTTGGTGATTTCGCCAACGGCGCTCAGACCATGATCGATCAGTTTATCACTTCGGGTGAATCAAAATGGCAGAAAATGAATGGTTTGGTGATGCTACTTCCTCACGGGTATGAAGGTCAGGGGCCTGAGCACTCCAATGCCCGTCCGGAGCGATTCCTACAGCTGGCAGCAGAATACAATACCGTGGTGGCAAACGTAACGGAGCCATCTAACTTTTTCCACTTGTTGAGAAGGCAATTGGCTTGGGAATTCAGAAAGCCTTGCATCGTAATGTCCCCTAAATCGCTATTGAGACATCCTAAAGTAGTTTCTCCTTTGGAGGAATTCACCTCAGGAAAATTCAAAGAAGTGATCCCGGATACCACCGTGGAGGCCAAAGATGTGAAGCGGGTAGTTCTTTGCTCTGGAAAAATCTACTATGATCTGGAAGATGCCCGAGAAAAGGAAAAGGTGAAAGACGTAGCAATCGTACGCCTGGAACAGCTTCATCCACTTCCGAAAAAACAAATGCTGGAAGTCTTGAAAGGATATCCAAAAGCTGAAGTAGTATGGGTGCAGGAAGAACCATCCAACATGGGCTATTGGAACTATCTGTTGAGGCTGCTTTACAAGGAGATCCCAATGGATGTAATCGCCAGAAAAGCGAGCGCTTCCCCAGCTACAGGCTACAATAAGGTCCATGTAGAAGAGCAAAAAGGCATCATTGCAAAAGCTTTAAACTTAAAATAA
- the bshC gene encoding bacillithiol biosynthesis cysteine-adding enzyme BshC yields the protein MKKHCVELPETGQFSPFFLDYLDGKQPLQKFYALPPALESFESAIANKNFSDSTRAVLTSALSRQYANLELADSVAENLKSLAYPDTYTVTTGHQLNLFTGPLYFIYKIISTINLAKNLSKKYPDQHFVPVYWMATEDHDFDEINYFKLDGKKYQWKSAQTGAVGDFELDAEFKRFMKTVDFAPEVFLNAYGTSKTLAEAVRKYVNELFGEQGLLIVDGDDPALKREFLSVIKSDLFEHKPFEKATQTTEELEALGYGGQIFPREINLFYLDKGLRERIERTEKGFGVVNTELRFTAQEMLELVDSHPERFSPNVVLRPLYQEMILPNLAYLGGPSEVVYWLQLKGVFDHFQVPFPVILPRNFALILDKKTQRKMGQLNWSAKDLFTPLEEWKKTFVKAEASMDIGLAKQKEVVASLFEKKGKEAAHLEKTLEDAFEAAKVRSLKIIDQMAGKLRKAEERRLHTQIERACSIHDFIAPGGSPQERVVNMMQFYLAQPDLIRQLSACFDPLDFRMMVLEYES from the coding sequence ATGAAAAAACATTGCGTAGAACTCCCAGAGACAGGACAGTTTTCACCGTTTTTTTTGGATTACCTAGACGGAAAGCAGCCTCTACAAAAGTTCTATGCGCTACCTCCGGCTTTGGAAAGTTTTGAATCTGCTATCGCAAATAAAAATTTTTCGGATTCTACCAGAGCAGTTTTAACTTCTGCCCTTTCCAGGCAATACGCCAACTTGGAGTTAGCCGATTCAGTAGCTGAGAATTTAAAGTCGCTAGCCTATCCGGATACCTATACTGTCACCACGGGGCATCAGCTGAATCTTTTCACGGGACCATTATACTTTATTTACAAAATCATATCTACCATTAACCTTGCGAAAAATCTCAGCAAGAAATATCCCGATCAGCATTTTGTTCCGGTTTATTGGATGGCGACGGAGGACCATGACTTTGATGAGATCAACTATTTCAAACTAGATGGTAAAAAGTATCAGTGGAAGTCCGCACAAACCGGAGCGGTGGGCGATTTTGAGTTAGATGCGGAGTTCAAGCGTTTTATGAAAACGGTGGATTTTGCTCCTGAGGTTTTCCTAAATGCATATGGCACCTCAAAGACATTGGCTGAGGCAGTTCGCAAGTACGTGAACGAATTGTTTGGAGAGCAGGGTTTGCTAATTGTGGATGGGGATGACCCTGCGCTGAAGCGGGAATTCCTATCCGTAATCAAGTCCGATCTGTTCGAGCACAAACCCTTTGAAAAAGCTACGCAGACCACCGAGGAGTTGGAAGCTTTAGGCTATGGAGGGCAGATTTTCCCAAGAGAAATCAATTTGTTTTACCTGGACAAGGGACTTCGCGAAAGAATCGAGCGGACTGAGAAAGGGTTTGGGGTAGTAAATACAGAATTGAGGTTTACAGCGCAAGAAATGCTGGAATTGGTAGATTCTCACCCGGAGCGTTTCAGCCCAAATGTGGTTTTGAGGCCACTTTATCAAGAGATGATTCTTCCAAATTTAGCCTATCTGGGAGGGCCTTCCGAAGTGGTGTATTGGTTACAGCTGAAAGGGGTTTTTGATCATTTTCAGGTTCCCTTTCCTGTTATTTTGCCTAGGAATTTTGCACTGATTTTGGATAAAAAAACACAGCGGAAGATGGGGCAATTAAATTGGTCTGCCAAAGATTTATTCACGCCGCTGGAAGAGTGGAAAAAGACTTTTGTAAAGGCAGAAGCGAGTATGGATATCGGTTTGGCCAAGCAAAAGGAAGTGGTTGCCTCTCTTTTTGAAAAGAAAGGAAAGGAGGCTGCCCACTTGGAAAAAACACTGGAGGATGCATTCGAAGCAGCTAAAGTCCGCTCATTGAAGATCATAGACCAGATGGCTGGGAAGCTACGCAAAGCCGAGGAGAGAAGGCTTCATACGCAGATTGAGCGTGCCTGTAGTATTCATGATTTCATAGCGCCGGGAGGCAGTCCACAGGAGCGGGTGGTGAATATGATGCAGTTTTACCTGGCGCAGCCAGATTTGATACGGCAATTGTCTGCTTGTTTTGATCCTTTGGATTTCCGAATGATGGTACTGGAGTATGAGTCCTGA
- a CDS encoding four helix bundle protein, translated as MISQINRSVVSIPSNIAEGAGRNTNKEFNNFLGIAQGSSFELDTQLIISNRLNFISKEEYHKVELQLEHIQNMIAKLKKSLNV; from the coding sequence TTGATAAGCCAGATCAATAGAAGTGTTGTTTCAATCCCTTCTAATATTGCTGAAGGAGCTGGAAGGAATACGAATAAAGAGTTCAATAATTTCTTGGGAATAGCCCAAGGATCTTCTTTTGAATTGGACACTCAGTTGATTATTTCTAATCGACTGAATTTTATTTCGAAGGAAGAATATCATAAAGTAGAATTACAGCTTGAGCATATTCAGAATATGATAGCTAAGCTTAAGAAAAGTCTAAATGTTTAA
- the lpdA gene encoding dihydrolipoyl dehydrogenase, whose product MYDVIVIGSGPGGYVAAIRCAQLGLKTAIVEKYPTLGGTCLNVGCIPSKALLDSSEHYHNAAHTFKTHGINLSNLKVDLKQMISRKDDVVKQNTDGINYLMKKNKIDVHQGVGSFVDKTTVKVTKDDGSSSDIQGKNIIIATGSKPSSLPFIKLDKDRVITSTEALNLKEIPKHLVVIGGGVIGLELGSVYARMGAKVSVIEFMDSLIPTMDRTMGKELQKSLKKIGFEFFLKHKVTAVESKGKEVTVKAENPKGETVEVKGDYVLVSIGRRPYTEGLNAEAAGVKLTDRGQVEVNDHLQTNVPNIYAIGDVVKGAMLAHKAEEEGVFVAETILGQKPHINYNLIPGVVYTWPEVAAVGYTEEQLKEKGIKYKAGKFPFMASGRARASMDTDGLVKVLADAETDEILGVHMIGPRTADMIAEAVVAMEYRASAEDIARMSHAHPTYTEAFKEACLAATDNRALHI is encoded by the coding sequence ATGTACGACGTAATAGTTATAGGTTCTGGTCCGGGTGGATATGTTGCAGCGATTCGCTGCGCGCAACTTGGGCTGAAAACCGCCATTGTTGAAAAATACCCAACGCTAGGAGGAACTTGCCTGAATGTAGGCTGTATTCCATCCAAAGCATTGTTAGACTCCTCAGAGCACTACCACAATGCTGCCCATACTTTTAAAACCCACGGTATAAACCTGAGCAATCTGAAAGTAGATCTCAAGCAGATGATCAGCCGTAAAGATGATGTGGTAAAGCAAAACACGGATGGTATTAATTACCTGATGAAAAAGAACAAAATCGATGTTCATCAAGGTGTTGGTTCATTCGTGGATAAGACAACTGTAAAGGTGACCAAAGATGATGGGTCCTCTTCAGACATTCAAGGCAAAAATATTATCATCGCTACAGGTTCAAAACCATCCTCCTTGCCATTCATCAAGCTGGACAAAGATCGTGTGATTACTTCTACAGAAGCATTGAACCTGAAAGAAATCCCTAAACATCTGGTGGTCATCGGAGGTGGTGTGATCGGATTGGAACTGGGCTCTGTGTATGCCAGAATGGGGGCAAAGGTTTCTGTGATCGAATTCATGGATTCATTGATTCCTACCATGGATCGTACCATGGGAAAAGAACTTCAGAAGTCTTTGAAGAAAATCGGTTTCGAGTTTTTCTTGAAGCATAAAGTGACTGCTGTAGAAAGCAAAGGCAAAGAAGTAACTGTAAAAGCAGAAAATCCAAAAGGCGAAACGGTAGAAGTAAAAGGCGATTATGTGCTGGTTTCTATCGGTAGAAGACCTTACACCGAGGGGCTGAATGCAGAGGCTGCAGGAGTAAAACTGACCGACAGAGGACAGGTGGAAGTAAATGATCACTTGCAGACCAACGTTCCGAATATCTATGCAATCGGTGATGTGGTAAAAGGCGCAATGCTAGCTCACAAGGCTGAAGAAGAAGGTGTGTTTGTCGCCGAGACTATTTTGGGACAAAAACCACATATCAATTACAACCTGATTCCGGGTGTGGTTTATACTTGGCCAGAAGTGGCAGCGGTAGGTTATACCGAGGAGCAATTGAAGGAAAAAGGCATCAAATATAAAGCTGGTAAATTCCCGTTCATGGCTTCTGGCCGTGCGAGAGCATCCATGGATACAGATGGTTTGGTGAAAGTCCTGGCAGATGCTGAGACCGACGAAATTCTAGGTGTGCACATGATTGGTCCTAGAACGGCTGATATGATTGCTGAAGCAGTTGTAGCGATGGAGTACCGCGCATCTGCTGAAGATATTGCTAGGATGTCTCATGCGCACCCGACTTACACAGAGGCTTTCAAGGAAGCTTGTTTGGCGGCTACCGACAACAGAGCACTGCATATATAG
- a CDS encoding 5-formyltetrahydrofolate cyclo-ligase: protein MSPDKHALRAKYRKLRAEMSEEQLELGSQLIAAQTAKFLMLHSDLLHFHLFFPMARQREINTFLIKTLLDSKGATVYTSRVSKHSIVMETLKLKPDTRFAMDSWGIPLPQDFELADASAIQVVFIPLLAYDQAGNRIGFGKGYYDVFLEGLAPSVLKVGLSFFPPEIHIPAESHDIPLDYCITPENILNF from the coding sequence ATGAGTCCTGACAAGCATGCGCTTCGCGCAAAATACAGGAAGCTAAGAGCAGAAATGTCTGAGGAGCAGCTTGAGCTTGGCTCTCAATTGATAGCAGCGCAAACTGCAAAGTTCTTGATGCTGCATTCTGATCTTTTACATTTCCATTTATTTTTTCCAATGGCCCGGCAGCGGGAGATCAATACCTTCCTCATTAAAACCCTACTGGATAGCAAAGGGGCCACAGTGTACACCTCACGAGTCTCCAAGCATTCTATTGTAATGGAGACGCTGAAGCTGAAACCGGATACACGCTTTGCTATGGATTCCTGGGGCATACCTCTTCCTCAGGATTTCGAACTGGCGGACGCGTCGGCTATTCAGGTAGTATTCATTCCCTTGTTAGCTTATGATCAGGCGGGTAACCGGATTGGGTTTGGAAAAGGGTATTACGATGTCTTTTTGGAAGGATTAGCTCCGTCAGTTTTAAAAGTGGGGTTAAGCTTTTTTCCTCCTGAAATACATATCCCTGCTGAATCGCACGATATCCCTTTGGATTATTGCATTACGCCAGAAAATATCCTTAATTTTTGA
- a CDS encoding Rossmann-like and DUF2520 domain-containing protein codes for MKFKIALIGAGNVAWHLAPALEDAGHVITEVFARTIKSAEQITNRVYAGEPKDDLDFSGSEAEIFILAVKDAAIMDVADEIILPEDSILVHTSGSVGLDMLNYSSASYTGIFYPLQSFTKGRKIEFDEVPFLLESDDEETLQKLRKLAKSLSPLTYTVRSKDRKAMHIAAVFASNFSNHMIRIAEEVMHRQGLDFEMLKPLIIETISKSLQMGAKAAQTGPAIREDYETLEDHHRFLSYNENIAEIYRLISQDIIDS; via the coding sequence ATGAAGTTTAAAATTGCCCTTATTGGTGCCGGAAATGTCGCCTGGCATTTGGCGCCGGCCTTAGAAGATGCTGGTCATGTCATTACAGAAGTTTTTGCTAGAACTATTAAATCAGCAGAGCAAATCACTAATCGGGTTTACGCTGGTGAACCCAAAGATGACTTGGACTTTTCAGGCAGCGAGGCTGAAATTTTTATTTTGGCTGTAAAAGATGCAGCTATTATGGATGTAGCTGACGAGATCATTTTGCCTGAGGATTCTATTCTGGTACATACTTCAGGATCGGTGGGATTGGACATGCTCAACTATAGCTCGGCTAGTTACACAGGTATCTTTTATCCTTTGCAATCCTTTACAAAAGGCAGAAAAATAGAGTTTGACGAAGTCCCGTTTTTACTGGAGTCAGACGATGAGGAGACTTTACAAAAGTTAAGAAAACTGGCCAAAAGTCTCTCACCGTTAACTTATACGGTCCGCTCCAAGGATAGAAAAGCCATGCATATTGCTGCTGTTTTTGCCAGCAACTTCTCCAATCATATGATCAGAATAGCTGAAGAGGTGATGCATAGGCAAGGGTTGGATTTTGAAATGCTTAAGCCTTTGATCATTGAGACCATTTCTAAAAGTCTCCAAATGGGCGCTAAAGCTGCTCAAACCGGGCCTGCCATACGTGAAGACTATGAAACCCTGGAAGACCATCATCGGTTTTTGAGCTATAATGAAAACATTGCTGAAATTTACCGCTTGATCTCCCAGGATATAATAGACAGCTAA
- a CDS encoding pirin family protein — protein sequence MNNIKKIHKAEFRPIADLVTYSPMPTQSLNHLDPFLFLNHHGHQIYPSNNQGLPFGPHPHRGMETVTFILEGDITHMDSSGHQSVIGPGGVQYMTAGSGLIHAEVSSEEFKKKGGELELLQLWLNLPADKKMMEPNYIGLQKDQIPTFTLNQRKTKVQQLFGEWNGAKGAFDGNFPLTMSTIHMENGSRFEKSIPAGEQIFFYVVRGELEVNGTEVPFRHLVEFEKNTATINVEATEDTILILGHAAPFHEPIVAQGPFVMNSQEQIQEAYADYRSGKFGSWTH from the coding sequence ATGAATAATATCAAGAAAATCCACAAGGCGGAATTCAGGCCTATCGCAGATCTAGTGACCTATAGCCCCATGCCCACGCAAAGCTTGAACCACTTGGACCCATTTCTTTTTCTCAACCACCACGGGCATCAAATCTACCCTAGCAATAACCAAGGATTGCCTTTTGGCCCACACCCGCACCGGGGAATGGAGACTGTAACTTTCATCCTGGAGGGAGATATTACCCACATGGATTCATCTGGGCACCAATCAGTGATAGGACCGGGCGGTGTACAATACATGACTGCGGGAAGCGGTTTGATCCATGCAGAAGTAAGCAGCGAAGAATTCAAGAAAAAGGGAGGTGAACTGGAGCTTCTCCAACTTTGGCTAAATCTACCTGCTGATAAGAAAATGATGGAGCCAAATTACATAGGTCTTCAAAAAGATCAGATTCCAACCTTCACGCTAAATCAGCGTAAGACAAAGGTACAGCAGCTTTTTGGAGAATGGAATGGAGCTAAAGGGGCATTCGACGGCAATTTCCCCCTAACCATGAGTACCATTCATATGGAAAATGGCTCAAGGTTTGAAAAGTCAATCCCGGCAGGGGAGCAGATTTTCTTCTATGTAGTAAGAGGTGAACTGGAAGTCAATGGAACAGAGGTTCCTTTCCGACATCTCGTGGAGTTCGAAAAAAACACAGCTACCATCAATGTAGAAGCCACCGAGGACACCATACTAATATTGGGTCATGCAGCACCCTTCCACGAGCCCATCGTAGCTCAGGGACCTTTCGTCATGAACAGCCAAGAGCAGATTCAAGAAGCTTATGCGGATTATAGATCTGGTAAATTCGGATCTTGGACGCATTGA
- the odhB gene encoding 2-oxoglutarate dehydrogenase complex dihydrolipoyllysine-residue succinyltransferase, which produces MSKEIKVPAVGESITEVTIGQWFKNDGDEVQMDEVLCELESDKATFELPAEASGILKIKAQEGDVLEIGAVICEIDEAGTPGKSAPSKESESTPKTEEKSSGAKTTGEVKEMVVPTVGESITEVTLANWIKGDGDYVKLDEIIAEVDSDKATFELPAEASGILRHVAAEGDVLEIGGMICKIEVTEGEPAAAASSEPSAESAASSPSGDSNYATGHASPAAAKILAEKGISPESVKGTGKDGRITKEDAQAAQKPAPAPAKAEKKPAAAAAQEPVSGSRNERREKMSSLRKTVAKRLVSVKNETAMLTTFNEVNMKPIMDLRSKFKEQFKEKHGVGLGFMSFFTKAVCVALQEWPAVNAKIDGNEIVYNDYCDISIAVSAPKGLVVPVIRNAETLSFDQVEKEVVRLATKARDNKLSIEEMTGGTFTLTNGGIFGSMMSTPIINAPQSAILGMHNIVQRPMAVNGEVVILPMMYVALSYDHRIIDGRESVSFLVRVKELLEDPTRLLFGV; this is translated from the coding sequence ATGAGCAAAGAAATTAAAGTTCCGGCTGTAGGAGAATCCATCACAGAGGTGACCATCGGCCAATGGTTTAAAAACGATGGAGACGAGGTTCAGATGGACGAGGTTCTATGTGAATTGGAATCCGATAAAGCGACTTTTGAACTGCCCGCAGAAGCTTCCGGCATTCTCAAAATCAAAGCCCAAGAGGGAGATGTGCTAGAAATAGGAGCAGTGATCTGTGAAATAGACGAGGCCGGGACTCCAGGCAAATCAGCGCCAAGTAAGGAGTCAGAATCAACTCCGAAAACTGAAGAAAAATCTTCTGGAGCCAAAACTACTGGAGAAGTAAAAGAAATGGTGGTTCCTACTGTAGGAGAGTCTATCACCGAAGTTACTTTGGCAAACTGGATCAAAGGTGATGGTGATTATGTGAAGTTGGATGAGATCATTGCTGAGGTGGATTCCGATAAAGCAACTTTTGAACTGCCAGCCGAAGCTTCAGGGATTCTTCGCCATGTGGCTGCGGAAGGTGATGTGCTTGAAATTGGCGGAATGATCTGCAAAATCGAAGTGACAGAAGGGGAACCGGCTGCGGCAGCTAGTTCTGAACCATCTGCTGAATCAGCCGCATCTTCTCCATCTGGGGATTCAAACTACGCTACTGGACATGCTTCACCTGCTGCCGCTAAAATTTTGGCTGAAAAGGGAATTTCTCCCGAGTCTGTAAAAGGCACAGGCAAAGACGGCAGAATCACCAAGGAAGATGCTCAGGCGGCTCAGAAGCCTGCTCCAGCTCCAGCAAAAGCGGAAAAGAAACCAGCAGCAGCTGCTGCTCAAGAGCCAGTTTCTGGTTCTAGAAATGAGCGCAGAGAGAAAATGTCCTCTTTGAGAAAGACCGTTGCCAAGCGATTGGTCTCTGTGAAAAATGAAACGGCCATGCTGACCACCTTCAATGAGGTGAACATGAAGCCAATCATGGATTTGAGATCCAAGTTCAAAGAGCAGTTCAAAGAAAAGCATGGTGTAGGACTTGGATTCATGTCTTTCTTCACTAAAGCCGTTTGCGTAGCGCTTCAAGAATGGCCTGCTGTAAATGCAAAAATTGACGGAAACGAAATCGTTTATAACGACTATTGCGATATTTCCATCGCTGTTTCTGCTCCGAAAGGATTGGTAGTTCCGGTGATCAGAAATGCTGAAACACTGAGCTTTGATCAGGTAGAAAAAGAAGTAGTGAGACTAGCTACAAAAGCCAGAGACAACAAGCTTTCTATAGAGGAAATGACCGGTGGTACTTTTACTTTGACCAACGGAGGGATCTTCGGGTCCATGATGTCAACTCCTATCATCAACGCGCCTCAATCTGCTATCCTAGGCATGCACAACATCGTACAGCGTCCGATGGCAGTAAACGGTGAAGTGGTGATTTTGCCGATGATGTATGTGGCACTTTCCTATGATCATAGAATCATCGATGGTCGTGAATCCGTGAGCTTCCTGGTAAGAGTAAAAGAATTGCTTGAAGATCCTACAAGATTGTTGTTTGGAGTTTAA